The sequence below is a genomic window from Anopheles cruzii chromosome 3, idAnoCruzAS_RS32_06, whole genome shotgun sequence.
TGCTTTCCCCGTGACGCATCCCAAAACTATTTTGATAGCATGTGCCCCCCGTCGCGTCGGCGGAGACCAAACGAAATGGTCACTACGTCAGCTGGCGGCTGGCTAGCGCATCACATCACCCTTCTGCTGCCGCCTGTACTCTGCTACCGGCCATACTTACTTCGTCCTTGTTATCCtccattttttggttttcttccgctgcgtttttctttcggccacGAACTATTCGATTGAACTAGACGGGGGGGCGTAAAACTTCGCAATGAGCGCACGTTGCGGCGTACTTTTTGGCGGAGAATACGGCGAAAACTAGAAAGTTCTGGTTCAAGCTCATACGCGACTGGTTTGTGCTTTGCGTGTGGTGTGCCTGTTAGAATATGCCAACTGACAGCCAGAAAAATGGTGGGCTACTTTCAAGCACACTGTCAatcattttcaccaccacaacaTCGGTTACTAAAATAATCGGTTTTAAAATAGAAATCGGAAGAACTTCATGGGCCTGAACtgaattgaaattaaactggatttcttttcaatattaattttcattaatcCTCATTCAAGCGAATTGAATCTCTTTTAACCTTCACAAGCAAACGTCAACTAAATTCACCACCGCAAACACCTCTGAATTCACCAAATCACAACAGTCGGCAAAATAAAAGCGTCTGTCGTGCGGAACAAGTATACGGTTTCAATCGCATTCGGAGCTAAAATAATGGCCGGATTCAATCCAGTGGACATGGTCGAGGAAGATGCGGCCGACCTGCAGTTCCCCAAAGGTAACGTCTTCGTTTGATCCATAAATACTGCCCGCGACAGCTAACCcttccgtttgtttgcagAGTTCGAGACTGCGGAAACACTTCTGATCAGCGAAGTTCACATGCTACTGGAGCACCGGAAGAACCAGAACGAGTCCTCGGAGGAAGAACAAGAGTTTTCCGAGGTGTTTCACAAAACATACACGTACACAAACGAGTTCCGAAAGTTCCGCAACAAGGAAACTATCGCCAGCGTCCGCAGGTAAGCAGAATGCCGTTCTTTCAACGAAATGTCCTTgtttaatgtatttttcttcttgccaGCTTGTTGATGCAGAAAAAGCTACACAAGTTTGAGCTCGCGGCGCTCGGAAACCTGTGTCCAGCGTCACCGGAGGAAGCGAAAGCACTGATTCCCTCCCTCGAGGGTCGCTTCGAGGATGATGAGTTGCAGCAAATACTGGACGACATCGGCACAAAACGCAGCTTACAGTActaggttttttgtttttcatttattatACTAGTCCTGGGTCCTGTACTAGGTCCTAGGCACGGCGCGCGCTTCAGTAAGGAACATTGTAACTAAACGCATCGGCCAATCCTGTCACTGggagagtaaaaaaaaatggtgtaACGTTCCGCAAAATATACGATGAAAAGCAACTTACAGTGTAGTTTCTGGCGTCCGTAAGCTTCCCGACTTAGCAACTTTGCCAACTGCTGATGGCACTTGCAGTAGGTATGCTCCAGTTCGCTGACCTGAGATTTGGCCACAAAGTCCGCGATCGTACTGTTGTCGGCGATTTGACCCTTCGCATCCAGTTCCATAAAGCTGACCGTTGCGTGCCATTCGTCACGCAAAATGGACACCAGTTCTAGCATGCGTGTGATTCCGTCGAGCACCGGTTTGCTGTCCTCCTGCTGGAAGCAATGCTCAAAGATCGTACTAATGTACAGTTGGTGAGCCGCGATCATGTCGCTCAGGTTGTCGGCACGATCGAGCTTCGCATCCAGCTGTTCGCCGAAGGACTGCAGCACGTGGGTCATCAGGTGCGAGTGTATGCATTGCAAGGAAAATATCATCCAGAACTTCAGCATCGCCAGGCGCTTCAGTATCAGATCCATCATGCCGAACGCCGCgtacggtggccgccgtttcTGTGACCAGGGAAAACGCAGCATTTCCAGCGTTCCCAGGGCCCACTTTACCTTCAGCAGGAACCGAAACACGCTGTTGTAGCTCGCCAGTGTGCCATCGTTGATCATGTTGCTCAGATCGTGCCCCGGGAGGTACACTACGCTGATGGTGTCGATCGCCTGCAGCACCGTCGGATGGTCTACTGACCCGTATCCGCGTGCGCGATCGATTTCAACCGTAAACAGCGACATCATGTCGTTGTAACGCGACGCCAAGATGTCACTCAGCTGAGTCGTGAGCAGGTACGGATTGGCCCAGCTTTCTCCGGCTTCGATCCTTCGAAACAGATCACTGTAGAAGTAATCCATCAGATCGCTAGCCTCCAGCAGAAGCACCTTCCGTATGTTCCTCAAATGGTCCATAACGTGGAATTCGTCCTTGTAGATGTACGTCACGTAATGGTTTGCGGCCTGTCGCTTCGTTTCCATCAGATTCTTGATCGCATTAAACAGCACGTGCTCCAGCGGCAGTGGAAGCGCCGTGATCGAGTTCAGGGTCACGTAAACCGAATGGGCGTTTGTGAGATTCGATTCCACCGGGGACGGTTTATCTGATAAATCGCGATCCGTGTGTTCACTAACCAAGCAAAGCGTGCTATTTAATGCCATCAGAAGCAGATCGTCGCTACAGATTTCCTTAATTTCCCTACGCAACTGATGCATCTTGGCATTTTCCTTGCCCTGCGCGGATGAATAAAAGAATGTCGGGTGTCAGCATGAGAAACTTACGTGTTACGTGGCCACTGCTTACCgtttctgcttccgttgcagGGGTCTTAGGGTCCGCACTCAGTTCGTCTTCCGTTCG
It includes:
- the LOC128273710 gene encoding DNA-directed RNA polymerase II subunit Rpb4, whose product is MAGFNPVDMVEEDAADLQFPKEFETAETLLISEVHMLLEHRKNQNESSEEEQEFSEVFHKTYTYTNEFRKFRNKETIASVRSLLMQKKLHKFELAALGNLCPASPEEAKALIPSLEGRFEDDELQQILDDIGTKRSLQY